CCAGGCCGGCCAGTTCGTCGGCCAGGGCCACGGCGCGCCCGGCCTCGGGCGGCAGGGCGGCCCGGACGGTCGATTCGAGGGGCTGCACCACCGAGACCCAATGACCGTGCAAGGCCACGTCCATGACCGTCAGGCCTGCCGTGGGCGCATCGCCGGCGGGCGGGCTCGCGCTGTCTTCTGCCGTTGCCGTCGACGTGGCGTCGTCATCCAGCACGGGCATCTCGCCGTCGCTGTCCCAGGAACCGATCAGCTGGCGCAGGCGGTGCTGCAGGCGCTGCACATCGCTGCGGCTGGAGTCCAGCACCCGCTGCAGGCTTTCCTTCTTGCGGGCCACCGACCACTGCTTGCCACCACGCTCCAGGGCGCGTGTCAGGCGCTCGATGAGCTGGGCCCAGGCCTGGGCCTGGGCGGACTGGCTGTCGGACACCCGGTCGGTCAAACGCTGGGCCTGGTCCCATTGGCCCTGCAGCATGGCCTGCAGCAGTTCGGCGCGCTGGGCCGGTTCGTCCCCGAAGCGCTGGGACAGGCGCTCCAGCACGGTGCGCGCGCGCGGCGGCAGGGTGGCGGCGGCTGTGCCGCACTCCTCGGCCCAGGCCTGGGCATAGTTCTCGGGCGTGGGCTCCAGCTTGGCCACCGCCAGGCGGCGCAATGCAGCCTTGGCGATCTGGGCGGGCGTTTGTTCGGAGGTGGCGTTCATGTCGGGGCGGGCGGGCAGCGCCCCGTGCGCTGGTTCAGCGGGACGCTGCCGGGTGGGTTTCTCCGGCCTGGCTCAGGGCCAGCGGCTCCGCAGCCGCCGTGGCGCTGGGCACGGCCACATGTTCGGCCACCCAGGCCGGCAGGTCGGCGCCGGGCATCGGGCGGCTGATCAGGTAGCCCTGCATCATGCGGCATTGCAGGCTGCGCAGCAGGTTCATCTGCGTGGTGTTCTCCACGCCCTCGGCCACCACGCGCAGACTGAGCGCCTGGGCCAGCGAGATGATCAGGTGGATCACCTCGCTCGCCTTGGGCTCGCGTCCGAGCTTGTTGACGAAGGAGCGGTCGATCTTCAGTTCTGAGATCGGCAGTTCGGTCAGATACTGAAGCGAGGAATACCCGGTGCCGAAGTCATCCACCGAGATCTGCACCCCCACCTCGTTGAGGCGGTGCAGCGTGGGCAGGATGCTCTGCAGGTCCTTCATCAGGCTGCTCTCGGTGATCTCGAGCAGCAGCATGCGGTGCGGGATGCCATAGGGCTTGACCGCCTCGTGGATCAGGTCGACCAGATCCTGGCGCAGGAACATGCGGCTGGGCATGTTCACGGCGATGGACTCGTTGAAGCCGAAGGCCTGGCGCCATTCGTGGGCCTGGCGGGCGGCCTCGCGCAGCGCCCATTCGGACAGCGGCACGATCAGGCCGGTTTCCTCGGCCATCGGGATGAACTCGTTGGGCGGCACCAGGGCGTCGCCGCGGCGCCAGCGCATCAGCGCCTCCACGCCCATCAGGCGGCCACTCTGGGCGTCCACCTTGGGCTGGTAGTACAGCACCAGTTCGTTGCGCTCGATGGCCTTGTGCAGCGCGGTTTCCAGCTCCAGCTTCTCGCGGTCGCGCACCGCCAGATTGGGCGTGTAGAGCACCGAGCCGTTGCGGCCGCGGTCCTTGGCGGCGTACATCGCCACGTCGGCATTGCGCAGAAGATCGGCCACGGTCTGGCCGTCCTGCGGGTACAGCGCGATGCCCACGCTGGCGGTGGCGAAGAACTCCTGGTCGGCCACATAGACCGGCTGGCGCAGGGCCTCCAGGATGCGCTGGGCCACCCGCTCGGCGTCGCGCTCGTCCTCCACCTCGGGCAGCAGGGCCACGAACTCGTCGCCTCCCAGGCGGCCCACGGCCTCCAGTGCGCGGTGGAAGCGCGAGCCCACGGCCTCGACGGTGCCGTCGAAGATCTGGTCGCTGTGGCGCACGCAGCCGCGCAGGCGCATGGAGACCTCGAGCAGCAGCTCGTCGCCGGCCGCATGGCCCAGGGTGTCGTTGATGTTCTTGAAACGGTCCAGGTCGATCAGCAGCAGGGCCATCTTGTGGCCCATGCGCCGGGCCTGCTCCAGCGCCCGCTCGGCCCGCCAGTTGAACTGGCGCCGGTTGGGCAGCTGGGTCAGCGGGTCCTTGTTGGCCAGCTTGCGGATGGAGTCCTCGGCCTGGTGGCGCTCGGTCACGTCCTGCACGATGCCGGTGTAGCCGACGCACTGGCCGTATTCGCCGAACTCGGGCTCGCCTTCGACGTGGATGATGCGGTTGCGCTTGACGCCGCGCGAGAGCGGCACGTCCATCGCGATGCCGAAGACCTGGCGCACGATCTGGCGCATGCCGCGGATCAGCCCGTGGCGTTCCTCGCGGGTCATCATGCGCAGCAGGTCACGGAAGCTCAGGCGGTCGTCCGGCGCGCTGCCGAACACGCGCAGCGCCTCCTCGGAAAGCTCCATGCCGAAGGGCAGGCCGCGCTCGGGGTGGTGCCACCACTCGAAGCTGCCCATGCGGGCCAGATCCTGGGCCCGGGCCAGCTTGGCGCGGCTGCGGATCAGCTCCTGCTGGGTGCGGGCGGCGCGCAGCATGTGGCGCAGGCGGCCGGCCAGCAGGCTCCACTGGTTGGACTTGACGAAGAAATCGGTGGCGCCGGCGTCATAGGCCCGCTTGATGGAGGCCTCGTCGTCCAGGCCGGTCAGCATCAGCACGGGCACGTTCTCCAGCCCGTACATGCCACGCAGTTCCTCGCAGGTCTCGAAACCGTCCAGACCCGGCATGCGTGCGTCCAGCACCACCAGGTCCTGAATCCAGCCGCCCAGGATGCGCAGGGCCTCGTCGCCGCTGCTGGCCTCGGTCACGTCGAAGCCATGCTTGGACAGGGCCGCGGAGACCAGCATCAGGTTGACCTCGTCGTCGTCGACCAGCAGGACCTTGGGCCGATCCTCGACCTGTTCCTGCAACGAAGACGCGCCGCTGCTCCTCATGGACCGACACCACCACCCAGCTGTTGCGCCACCGCCGCATGCACGCGGGCGGCCTCTTCCTGGAACTGCGTCACCAGCCCGGGCAGCAGCTCGGGCTGCGCGTCGCGCACGGCCTGCTCCATCTGGGCGCACAGGCGCGAGAGCTGCAGGGCCCCCACGCTGGCCGAAGCCGACTTGAGGGCGTGGGCGGCGTGGGACAGGGCCGCCGTGTCGCCGGCGCCGAAGGCCTGGCCGATGGCGGCCTCCTGGGCGGCCAGCGAGCGCTGGTAGGTCTGGAGCACCCGCTGCAGAAAGCTGCCGCCCACCGGATCGAGGGCGCGCAGCTGATCCAGACAGGCAGCATCCAGCACCGCACTGCCGCTGTCGGCAGCACCGGTCTCGGACCTGGGATCCCGCGGGGTGTCAAACATCTTTCTAGGGCAAAACGCGAACGTGAGTCGGCTCTGGCGGCGGCTTCGGGACGGGGTCATTGTGCCGCGAACCGGTGCCCCACCGAGTTCCACCCGGTCAAGGGTGCGAGCTCGTAGCATCGACGCACGTTTCTATCACGTCAAGCCAGAAATAGGCCTGTTCCGACCGGTTCCCGTGCATTTCTGTCGCAGATGAACCATGCGGGGCCTCCCCCAGCGGTGGCCCCCGAGCCGCTCCTTACAATCCCTGCATGCCCGTCCCGACCCAAGTCCGTCGCCTGCGCGGCCGCAGCCTCGCCCTGAGCCTGACCGTGGCGGCCCTGCTGGCGGCCACGCTGGCCGTGGGATGGCAGCTGGTCGGCGCCCCCGCCGGGCCGGTCGAGCTTTCGGGCCCCTGGTCCTGGCTGCCGATGCTGGTGTTCGGCGCCGCCTGCGCGGCGGCGGGGCTGCTGTGGGGCCGGCTGGAGCGTCACGCCCAGCTGCGTCAGGCCACGCAGAGCCAGCAGGCCCTGGCCGAGCTGACCGAGGGCTGGATCTGGCGCAGCGATGAACAGCACCGCGTGGTGAGCTGGCGCCCGCCCCCCGGCGCACCGGCCACCGCCTGGACCGAACAACTGCCCACCGGGCAGCTGCTGCACACCCACTTCGAGGTGGCCGACCCCTTGCCCAGCCCCGGTGCCCTGCTGGCGCGGCTGGACGCGCAGGCCATGATCCCGGCACTGCGCGTGGTGCGCCATGGCACGC
This sequence is a window from Ideonella dechloratans. Protein-coding genes within it:
- a CDS encoding putative bifunctional diguanylate cyclase/phosphodiesterase, which translates into the protein MRSSGASSLQEQVEDRPKVLLVDDDEVNLMLVSAALSKHGFDVTEASSGDEALRILGGWIQDLVVLDARMPGLDGFETCEELRGMYGLENVPVLMLTGLDDEASIKRAYDAGATDFFVKSNQWSLLAGRLRHMLRAARTQQELIRSRAKLARAQDLARMGSFEWWHHPERGLPFGMELSEEALRVFGSAPDDRLSFRDLLRMMTREERHGLIRGMRQIVRQVFGIAMDVPLSRGVKRNRIIHVEGEPEFGEYGQCVGYTGIVQDVTERHQAEDSIRKLANKDPLTQLPNRRQFNWRAERALEQARRMGHKMALLLIDLDRFKNINDTLGHAAGDELLLEVSMRLRGCVRHSDQIFDGTVEAVGSRFHRALEAVGRLGGDEFVALLPEVEDERDAERVAQRILEALRQPVYVADQEFFATASVGIALYPQDGQTVADLLRNADVAMYAAKDRGRNGSVLYTPNLAVRDREKLELETALHKAIERNELVLYYQPKVDAQSGRLMGVEALMRWRRGDALVPPNEFIPMAEETGLIVPLSEWALREAARQAHEWRQAFGFNESIAVNMPSRMFLRQDLVDLIHEAVKPYGIPHRMLLLEITESSLMKDLQSILPTLHRLNEVGVQISVDDFGTGYSSLQYLTELPISELKIDRSFVNKLGREPKASEVIHLIISLAQALSLRVVAEGVENTTQMNLLRSLQCRMMQGYLISRPMPGADLPAWVAEHVAVPSATAAAEPLALSQAGETHPAASR
- a CDS encoding Hpt domain-containing protein, which translates into the protein MFDTPRDPRSETGAADSGSAVLDAACLDQLRALDPVGGSFLQRVLQTYQRSLAAQEAAIGQAFGAGDTAALSHAAHALKSASASVGALQLSRLCAQMEQAVRDAQPELLPGLVTQFQEEAARVHAAVAQQLGGGVGP